A segment of the Stigmatella erecta genome:
CGCGGCGCGGTTGTCGTTGCCGTGCAGCACCGAGGACAGCTCCCCGCCCTCGCTGTGGCAGCTGTTGCACGGGCCCGTGGTGAGCGCCGGCTGGGTGCGCTGCTTCGTGCCCACCTGGATTTCCACGGTCTTGCTGGAAGGGATGTCCTCCCCCAGGAACACGCGGCGGCCCTTGACGGTGACCAGGTAGGTGCCGGGCTCGGCGTTGGCGGGCACGGTGAAGGTCCACGTGTCGCTCACCGGGGCGGCCCAGCCGGCGTGCACCGGGTCGAACGCGCCGCCGAACAGCTTGTTGGCGGAAGGGAACGTGCGGAACTGGGAGAAGACGCCGTCCTGGGCCGCGGTGCTGATGGTCTGCACGTCCACGGCGGGGTCCACGAACGCGTCCATGTCGATGATGGCCCGGATGGGCTGGATGCGCTGCGCCGGGCCGATGATCTGCGCCATCATCATGCGTTCGCGGTGTTTCCTGCGGTAATACGTCGCGGTCGGGTCGAAGAAGGCGCGGTAGTACTGGATGCCCGCGTCGTTGGCGCCAAAGATGACATCATTGTACGTGGGAAGCCAACCCACTGGGTGGAGCCGCTTGCCCGACCCGTCCTTCAAGGTCAGCCGGAAGGTGATGGCCGTGCCGGGCGCGTAGGTGCCGTCCTTGAGGGGCGGCGTCACGGGCGTCACGTCCATGGAGAAGCCGTAGTCATACGCCGGCTGGGCCACTTGCTCCACGGGGATGGTGTACGCGGAAAAGGGGCGCAGCGTCCAGCGCAGGCGCAGCCCCTTGGTCTTCGCGTGGAGCGCCAGGGTCTTCTGCTTGGCCTGCGTGCGGGCGTTGCGCAGCTCCAGCAGCGCCTCCTCCAGGTAGTTGGACGCGCCGGTGCAGTCGTGCAGCCCCCGGCAGTCATACGTCCACTGGATGGCGCGGAAGCGGCGCACGAAGAAGTCGTCGGTGTCCTGGCGCTGTTGGTTCTGGCCGGCGTTCAGGAAGATGGGCGCCCCGGTGAGCCGGCCCGCCTCGTCCACCGGCTCCACGAAGAAGCCGCTCGGCAGGTCCATCCACGCCGCGTTCCGGTAGAAGCGGCGGCGCTTGTAGCCCTCCTCGCCGCTCAGCAGCTCGAACTCCTGATCCACCTGGCGCACGCCCAGCCAGCCCAGCCCCGCGAAGTCGCCGATGCGCACCAGCCCCGCGAGCCCCTCGTCCTTCGAGGCGGCCACGCTGGAGCGGATGTCGATCTGGTTGATGTAGACCGTCTGCCCGGCGCGCACGCGCAGCGGCATGCCCACCCCGTCCTCCACCTCCAGGGCCACGCCCAGCGCCGCCTGGGGCGCGCCGCGCCGCTCGCCGTCCCCCGAGAGCGCCTGGCCCTGGGCCTCCAGCACCTCCCCGGTGCCCACGTCCCC
Coding sequences within it:
- a CDS encoding cytochrome c3 family protein, with the protein product MRGTNALTVKGNAPGNAGSALGVLLVALLVSTGCGGPEALSEVPSGDVGTGEVLEAQGQALSGDGERRGAPQAALGVALEVEDGVGMPLRVRAGQTVYINQIDIRSSVAASKDEGLAGLVRIGDFAGLGWLGVRQVDQEFELLSGEEGYKRRRFYRNAAWMDLPSGFFVEPVDEAGRLTGAPIFLNAGQNQQRQDTDDFFVRRFRAIQWTYDCRGLHDCTGASNYLEEALLELRNARTQAKQKTLALHAKTKGLRLRWTLRPFSAYTIPVEQVAQPAYDYGFSMDVTPVTPPLKDGTYAPGTAITFRLTLKDGSGKRLHPVGWLPTYNDVIFGANDAGIQYYRAFFDPTATYYRRKHRERMMMAQIIGPAQRIQPIRAIIDMDAFVDPAVDVQTISTAAQDGVFSQFRTFPSANKLFGGAFDPVHAGWAAPVSDTWTFTVPANAEPGTYLVTVKGRRVFLGEDIPSSKTVEIQVGTKQRTQPALTTGPCNSCHSEGGELSSVLHGNDNRAACAACHAPLGFELEGPVFVRVHFVHSRSERVDTSLAQCSKCHLTQQSVQRTSKAACLSCHKSYPKSHEQSFGPITSMYVGGGRESFQQCTSTCHTTHPQSGL